The following are encoded in a window of Syntrophorhabdaceae bacterium genomic DNA:
- a CDS encoding L,D-transpeptidase family protein, which translates to MIHAAPGILLLAVLVLLILQANTCCAGESKKVIMAATGLAESTKGSVEEQWPASSQFIVVKKDDPSPHISTVYAFEKKGGLWTTIFGPVRAVTGRNGFAQPGGKREGDGRTPTGTYPLGLVFGYPPTVVSSMPYRQMTAQDIWVDDPDSPDYNRLKKRGETTARSSENMVLPDDRYKYGIIIEYNTNPVVPGRGSAIFIHIWKDDKTATAGCVALSEETVLRLIRWLDPAKQPLIVLEK; encoded by the coding sequence GTGATACATGCTGCGCCGGGCATTCTTCTTCTTGCTGTCCTTGTCCTCTTGATTCTTCAGGCGAACACCTGTTGTGCCGGGGAATCGAAAAAGGTGATCATGGCAGCGACGGGACTCGCGGAGTCGACGAAAGGATCTGTCGAAGAACAATGGCCCGCCTCTTCACAGTTCATTGTTGTGAAGAAAGATGACCCATCGCCTCACATCTCCACCGTATATGCATTCGAAAAGAAAGGCGGTCTCTGGACCACTATTTTCGGTCCCGTCCGCGCCGTGACGGGGCGAAACGGCTTTGCGCAGCCAGGCGGCAAACGTGAAGGCGACGGCAGGACCCCAACGGGAACATACCCTCTCGGTCTCGTCTTCGGCTATCCCCCAACCGTTGTATCCTCTATGCCCTATCGTCAGATGACGGCTCAGGACATATGGGTCGACGACCCCGATTCCCCCGACTACAACCGCCTGAAGAAACGCGGTGAAACAACTGCCCGCTCCTCCGAAAACATGGTTCTTCCCGATGACCGGTACAAATACGGCATCATTATCGAATACAACACCAATCCCGTCGTCCCCGGCCGGGGCAGCGCCATTTTCATCCACATCTGGAAGGACGACAAGACCGCGACCGCGGGCTGCGTAGCCCTGTCGGAGGAGACCGTTCTGAGATTGATCCGCTGGCTGGATCCGGCAAAACAACCGTTGATCGTTCTTGAAAAATGA
- a CDS encoding pentapeptide repeat-containing protein, with translation MRKTMMLLMVLLAGSFLCVPWGALAFNPQDVQKLNATNNCGKCDLSQTNLAGIDLYGADLNGANLSGANLKGTLFNDADLRGANLKGASMDKETNFSGAKLSDTIWPDGRKCKSGSMGKCK, from the coding sequence ATGAGGAAGACAATGATGTTGTTGATGGTTTTACTCGCGGGATCATTTCTGTGTGTGCCCTGGGGCGCTCTGGCCTTCAATCCTCAGGACGTTCAAAAGCTCAATGCCACAAACAATTGCGGCAAATGTGACCTGTCCCAGACGAATCTTGCAGGCATTGATCTCTACGGGGCAGATCTGAACGGGGCGAACCTGAGCGGGGCTAACCTCAAGGGAACGCTATTCAATGATGCGGACCTCAGGGGAGCGAACCTGAAGGGGGCTTCGATGGACAAGGAGACGAACTTCTCCGGTGCAAAGCTCTCCGATACGATCTGGCCGGACGGCAGGAAGTGCAAATCAGGTTCCATGGGCAAATGCAAATAG
- a CDS encoding tetratricopeptide repeat protein has product MRHIATAVLLSIVIILAGCSGSGDNEPTAKDYYKKAYQFIDAGYPGEAIDLLNIAIKKDPNYFDAYYNRGVVHYLMKNYRAAIDDLSKAISIDPNSSEAYASRGEVYEIMNDGEKAFNDYKRAARMGNKGAQDYLRSKNASW; this is encoded by the coding sequence ATGAGACATATTGCGACAGCAGTTCTTTTGTCAATCGTCATTATTCTGGCCGGTTGCTCCGGCAGCGGCGATAACGAACCGACCGCTAAGGATTATTACAAGAAGGCCTATCAATTTATCGATGCGGGCTATCCGGGAGAAGCCATCGATCTCCTCAATATCGCCATCAAAAAAGACCCCAACTATTTCGATGCCTATTACAACCGCGGTGTTGTTCATTATCTCATGAAGAACTACAGGGCGGCGATAGACGACCTGTCAAAGGCCATATCGATCGATCCCAATAGTTCAGAGGCCTACGCAAGCCGGGGAGAGGTGTACGAGATCATGAATGACGGCGAGAAGGCTTTTAACGATTACAAAAGGGCCGCTCGGATGGGGAACAAAGGCGCACAGGATTATCTCAGGTCGAAGAACGCTTCCTGGTAG
- a CDS encoding coproporphyrinogen III oxidase family protein, with the protein MLIEKLICNVARRKNADYLRFSPGESYEVPRPSDAIPRLLYLHVPFCEELCPYCSFNRVVFREEIARSYFRALRTEIGMYGDLGYDFSAVYVGGGTPTVLIDELSETLKLTRDIFRIREVSVETNPNHLTENNLTLLRDMGVNRLSVGVQTFDDGILKAVERYHKYGSGEEITQRLRETMGLFDTLNVDMIFNYPTQTMGMLEHDLEVLVDLAVDQVTFYPLMVSTSTEKLIGRKLGRVDYNRGQNLYVKITEMLHDDYRPSTAWCFSRGDVMIDEYVVNYDEYAGLGSGSIGYLGGSVYSNTFDISAYIERLAKGELPIAARKDCGTRERLLYDFLMKLFGITLDLKELSKKHGVNASLYLLPEITFFRLAGALTRKGDTLSLTAKGQYYWVIMMREFFIAVNNFRDYCRALITR; encoded by the coding sequence ATGCTGATCGAAAAACTCATATGCAACGTGGCCCGGAGAAAGAATGCGGATTACCTGCGTTTCTCGCCCGGCGAATCCTACGAAGTCCCGCGGCCCTCCGATGCCATCCCGAGGCTTCTGTACCTCCATGTGCCCTTTTGCGAGGAACTCTGCCCTTACTGCTCTTTCAATCGCGTGGTCTTCAGGGAGGAGATAGCCCGGTCCTATTTCAGGGCCCTTCGCACAGAGATCGGGATGTACGGCGATCTTGGTTATGACTTCAGCGCCGTTTACGTCGGCGGCGGAACACCCACGGTCCTTATCGACGAACTCTCGGAGACGCTGAAGCTGACGAGAGATATCTTCCGCATCCGCGAGGTCTCCGTCGAAACGAACCCCAACCATCTGACGGAAAACAACCTGACATTGCTCAGGGATATGGGCGTCAACCGCCTCTCCGTCGGCGTCCAGACCTTCGACGACGGCATCCTCAAGGCCGTGGAACGCTATCACAAGTACGGCAGCGGGGAAGAGATAACGCAGAGGCTCAGGGAGACCATGGGCCTCTTCGACACCCTCAACGTGGACATGATATTCAATTATCCCACCCAGACAATGGGGATGCTCGAGCACGATCTAGAGGTCCTCGTGGACCTCGCCGTGGACCAGGTGACGTTCTATCCCCTGATGGTTTCGACCTCCACGGAAAAGCTCATAGGCAGGAAACTGGGCCGCGTCGACTACAACCGCGGCCAGAACCTCTACGTGAAGATCACAGAAATGCTCCACGACGACTACCGCCCCAGCACGGCCTGGTGTTTTTCCCGCGGCGACGTCATGATCGACGAATACGTCGTCAATTACGATGAATACGCTGGCCTGGGAAGCGGTTCCATCGGCTACCTCGGCGGCAGTGTCTACTCAAATACCTTCGATATCTCCGCCTACATAGAGCGCCTCGCCAAAGGAGAACTGCCCATAGCCGCCCGAAAGGACTGCGGCACGAGGGAACGTCTCCTTTACGATTTCCTGATGAAGCTTTTCGGCATTACCCTCGACCTCAAGGAACTGTCGAAAAAACACGGTGTCAACGCCAGTCTCTATCTCCTCCCCGAGATAACATTCTTCCGCCTTGCAGGCGCCCTCACCAGGAAAGGCGACACCCTGTCCCTGACCGCCAAAGGCCAGTATTACTGGGTCATCATGATGCGGGAGTTTTTCATAGCGGTGAATAACTTCCGGGACTATTGCAGGGCGCTCATAACACGATAG
- a CDS encoding sodium:solute symporter family protein — MFYLITFTLIYLAITVYFSYLGYRRTVTVSDYLLAGRQVHPVTMGLSYGATYISTSAIIGFGGMSALYGFGLTWLSFLNIMVGVWIAFVIFGKRTRKMGKALDAHTFPELLGRRYDSRFIQGFSGLIILIFMPVYTAAVLIGISRFIEIYLNIPFSTAFLAFLLITACFVIWGGLKGVLYTSAFQGIIMVVSMVAIGITSYYSLGGISQAHRSLDAITPYVPLFLKEAGHRGFTSMPEGFSSIWWYVITTMVMGVGIGVIGQPQLNVRFMTLKSDREINRSVPFTAIFILCTTGVAYAVGALTNVYFYNTYTELPIHAVQGNIDKIIPLYIDKFYPPWFVALFLVALMSAAMSAGSSQFHALGTSLSRDIFEQVLLKGRSVAETTIVTRVGIVFSIFATLIIGLVLPESIVAVATAFFFSLCGATFIPVYLFGLYWRRGTKPAAKASILTGFFISLIWMLLFHEQEAKAFGLCRRFFNTDTLASHPWNMIDPQIIALPIALIVFVVVSLTTHPVREETVKKAFVHI, encoded by the coding sequence ATGTTCTACCTCATAACCTTCACGCTTATCTATCTCGCCATCACGGTGTACTTCAGTTATCTTGGATATCGCAGGACCGTCACAGTTTCCGATTATCTTCTTGCCGGACGGCAGGTCCATCCCGTCACAATGGGCCTGAGCTACGGCGCCACGTACATCAGCACGTCGGCCATCATCGGTTTCGGCGGCATGAGCGCTCTTTACGGTTTTGGCCTTACCTGGCTTTCATTCCTCAATATCATGGTAGGCGTCTGGATCGCCTTCGTGATATTCGGTAAGAGGACGCGCAAGATGGGCAAGGCCCTGGACGCCCACACCTTTCCCGAACTTCTGGGAAGGCGCTATGACTCGAGGTTCATCCAGGGTTTTTCGGGCCTCATCATCCTTATCTTCATGCCCGTCTACACTGCCGCTGTGTTGATAGGGATCTCCCGGTTCATCGAGATCTATCTCAACATTCCTTTTTCAACGGCGTTCCTCGCTTTCCTGCTCATCACGGCGTGCTTTGTTATCTGGGGAGGCCTTAAGGGCGTACTTTACACCAGCGCCTTCCAGGGAATCATCATGGTCGTCTCCATGGTCGCCATCGGCATCACCAGCTACTATTCCCTGGGCGGGATATCCCAGGCCCACCGGTCTCTGGACGCCATCACCCCCTATGTTCCCCTCTTTCTCAAGGAAGCGGGGCACAGGGGTTTTACCTCTATGCCCGAGGGCTTCTCTTCGATCTGGTGGTATGTGATAACAACGATGGTCATGGGGGTAGGCATAGGCGTCATAGGCCAGCCCCAGCTTAATGTCCGCTTTATGACGCTTAAATCCGACAGGGAGATCAACCGCTCCGTCCCCTTTACGGCAATATTCATCCTCTGTACCACAGGGGTAGCCTACGCGGTTGGGGCGCTCACCAACGTCTACTTCTATAACACATATACAGAGCTGCCAATACATGCCGTACAGGGGAACATCGACAAGATAATCCCCCTCTATATCGACAAATTCTATCCCCCGTGGTTCGTGGCACTCTTTCTCGTTGCCCTCATGTCCGCTGCCATGAGCGCCGGAAGCAGTCAGTTCCATGCTCTGGGTACATCGCTCTCCCGCGACATCTTCGAGCAGGTCCTCCTGAAAGGAAGATCGGTGGCGGAAACAACGATCGTGACCAGAGTGGGTATCGTCTTCAGCATCTTCGCCACCCTCATCATCGGCCTTGTTCTGCCCGAGAGCATCGTTGCCGTCGCAACAGCGTTCTTTTTCAGCCTCTGCGGCGCCACCTTTATCCCTGTATATCTTTTCGGCCTCTATTGGAGGCGGGGAACAAAACCCGCCGCCAAGGCCAGCATACTTACCGGGTTTTTCATATCCCTCATCTGGATGCTCCTTTTCCACGAGCAGGAGGCAAAGGCTTTCGGTCTGTGCAGGAGGTTCTTTAATACCGACACCCTCGCCAGCCACCCCTGGAACATGATAGACCCGCAGATCATCGCCCTGCCGATAGCCCTGATCGTCTTCGTCGTCGTATCGCTGACAACACACCCCGTCCGGGAGGAAACGGTAAAGAAGGCTTTTGTTCACATATAG